In Oceanispirochaeta sp. M1, a single window of DNA contains:
- a CDS encoding class I SAM-dependent methyltransferase, whose amino-acid sequence MNEMIFNPDKLEKLNNPVRKKWLPPELIWKSLDLESPEVLVDYGAGTDFFTQEFASSAPEAVIHAVDIQPVMIEYLNANMPENIRPVLVDSTHIPLKNNCADALWSIAVYHELENTETFLNEAYRVLKPGGVLLIIDWEKENPEMSSGPPIAERIGSSELIREIIDSGFREITSIQEFNSHICIRALKPL is encoded by the coding sequence ATGAATGAGATGATTTTTAATCCTGACAAACTTGAGAAATTGAACAACCCGGTTAGAAAGAAGTGGCTTCCTCCAGAACTGATATGGAAATCCCTTGATCTTGAATCACCTGAAGTCCTTGTAGACTATGGTGCAGGAACCGATTTTTTTACACAGGAATTTGCCTCCTCAGCTCCTGAAGCCGTTATTCACGCAGTGGATATACAGCCGGTGATGATAGAATATCTCAATGCCAACATGCCTGAGAATATTCGCCCTGTTCTTGTAGACAGTACTCATATACCCCTGAAAAACAACTGCGCTGACGCCCTGTGGAGTATTGCTGTTTATCATGAACTTGAAAATACAGAAACTTTTCTGAATGAAGCATACCGCGTACTCAAACCTGGGGGAGTCTTGCTGATAATTGACTGGGAAAAGGAGAATCCTGAGATGAGCTCAGGACCTCCCATTGCCGAGAGGATAGGATCTTCCGAACTTATCCGGGAAATAATTGATAGTGGTTTCAGAGAAATTACATCCATTCAGGAATTCAATTCCCATATATGTATAAGAGCCCTGAAACCACTCTGA
- a CDS encoding AzlC family ABC transporter permease produces MGNQKYSKTSEFTAGARAALPLLMGTAPFGLIYGTLAVTAGLSNAAAVAMSLFVFAGSAQFIAVGLVGAGAPVAIIILTTVVVNLRHMLYSATLLPYLKTVPQRWRIALAFWLTDEAFAVCISRYREDDDSPWKHWYQLGASLAMYVNWQIWCILGLILGSRISDAGAWGLDFALPVTFIGMTIPFIKNRSTVVCVITAAAVSLMTGFMPFKLGLIVAALAGVSAGLLVDKSVQYQEFLKGEQT; encoded by the coding sequence ATGGGAAATCAAAAGTACAGTAAAACAAGTGAATTCACCGCAGGAGCACGAGCTGCTCTGCCTCTCCTTATGGGAACAGCGCCCTTTGGATTGATATACGGGACTCTTGCTGTGACCGCGGGGCTTTCCAATGCTGCCGCCGTTGCCATGTCCCTGTTTGTTTTTGCCGGGTCGGCACAGTTTATAGCCGTCGGCCTTGTGGGTGCAGGGGCCCCTGTTGCCATTATTATTCTGACCACAGTCGTTGTAAACCTGAGGCATATGCTCTACAGCGCCACTCTGCTTCCCTATCTGAAGACAGTTCCACAGCGCTGGCGGATAGCACTGGCCTTCTGGCTGACCGATGAAGCCTTTGCTGTTTGCATAAGCCGCTACCGGGAGGATGATGATTCTCCCTGGAAACACTGGTACCAGCTTGGTGCTTCTCTGGCCATGTACGTTAATTGGCAGATCTGGTGTATCTTGGGTCTTATTCTGGGCAGCCGTATTTCTGATGCCGGAGCCTGGGGGCTTGATTTTGCCCTTCCTGTCACCTTTATAGGTATGACAATTCCCTTTATTAAAAATAGATCCACCGTGGTCTGTGTTATAACCGCTGCTGCGGTCTCGTTGATGACTGGATTCATGCCGTTTAAACTTGGACTTATAGTCGCAGCTCTGGCGGGAGTTTCAGCAGGTCTGCTTGTAGACAAATCAGTTCAATATCAAGAGTTTCTCAAAGGAGAACAGACATGA
- a CDS encoding AzlD domain-containing protein gives MTLPEIIMLAGMFAVTFFIRYILLAVADRFQMPDLMERALYYVPPAVLTAILVPAVLLPRGEWDISFSNAYIFGALAAVAGGVILRKHTLMASIVSGFVIFFVWRFLFS, from the coding sequence ATGACTCTGCCTGAAATAATAATGCTTGCCGGAATGTTTGCTGTTACTTTTTTTATCCGCTATATTCTTCTTGCTGTTGCCGATCGCTTTCAGATGCCTGATCTGATGGAAAGAGCTCTCTATTATGTTCCTCCGGCTGTTTTGACAGCCATACTGGTTCCAGCGGTACTTCTTCCCCGGGGAGAGTGGGATATCAGTTTCTCAAATGCCTATATTTTCGGTGCCCTTGCAGCTGTTGCGGGAGGGGTTATTTTAAGAAAACATACTCTAATGGCTTCGATAGTCAGCGGGTTTGTCATTTT